AACGTCACCATCTCCGAGAGCGACAGCGGCGGCGCGCGCTTCGACGTGACCGGACTCTGTGACGAGTGACCGAGCCAGGGACGGCGAGAATCGGACCGTGCAGAACAGTCAGACGGACGTGTTCGAAACTACTCGATTGGAACTCAGAGAGAAGTCCGCCCTCCCCGATTTGAACGGGGGGCAAGTCGATCTACAGTCGACTGCTCTACCAGTCTGAGCTAAGGGCGGGCGCATCAGAATGTACGCCGTGGGCGAAATTTAAGGGTTGTCATTCGGCGTCGGACGTTTGGCCGAGACTTATTACCCCGGGGTTGGTACGTAGTACCGAACGGACATGTCGAAGATAACGTTCCGGGCGGACGACGACCTCGTGGCGGCCGTCGAGGACCTCGACGAGTCCAAGAGCGAGGTGATGCGCGAGGCGCTGCGCGCGTACCTCGACGAACACGGCTCGTCGGACGTCGGCGGCGCGGAGTCGCTGGACGCGGTGGTCGCGGAGCGCGTCGACGAGTTGGTCGACGAGCGCCTCGGTTCGCGGCGGGCGCCCGCACGGGACGTGAACGTGAACATCTCGGTGGAGTCCGCGGAGGGACTCCGAGCGACGGAGGGCCGGGAACGCGAGTCGCGGCCCGCGACGGACGGCCGCCGGGAGCCCGCGGGTCGCGGCGGCGAACAGGCGTGTGCGCAGTGCGGGGAGGCGGTGTCAGACGACCACGTTTACTGCCCGAACTGCGGGGAGAAGGCGAGTCGCCGCGTGTTCTGCGAGTGCGGCGACGAGGTTCGCGCTGACTGGGCGTTCTGTCCGCACTGCGGCCGTCGGACGGCGTCGGCGAACGCCCTCGACAGGTAAGACACCTGTTTACACGGGCCGTTAATTATATAATGTGTGACGCTCTGGGTAGTGGTACGTAAGACGGTCGTCTTACAGAGAATCGGGCGACGGCGCGGTCATGCCGCGTATCGCCGTCTTCTGTAAGACAGTTCGTGCGGTCGACCGGTGCCGTCTTACCACAAACGGGGAATCCAACCATGGAGCGTGTGACACTCCGCATTCCGGAACAACAGATCGACGAGGTGGAACAGATGGTCGAACGGGGGAAGTTCCCGAACCGCAGCGAGGCGATTCGCTCGGCCGTTCGAGAGATGATAGACGAGCAGACCGACCAGACCAGCCCGAAAGGCTGGGCGAAGGTGTAGACAGATGCAGGACATCGTTCAAGACGCCCTCGACAACGCAGAAGCAGAGCAGCGAGAGATGGACGCCAGCAGCGAGGGCGACGAGTTCGGCGACCCGCGAATCGTCATCGTGGGCTGCGGTGGCGCCGGCAACAACACCGTCAACCGCCTGTACAACATCGGCGTCGAAGGCGCCGACACCGTCGCCATCAACACGGACAAACAGCACCTGAAGATGATCGAGGCCGACACGAAGATTCTCGTCGGGAAGTCCCTGACGAACGGCCTCGGCGCCGGTGGCGACCCCTCGATGGGCGAGCGCGCCACCGAGATGGCACAGGGTACCATCAAGGAGGTACTCGGCGACGCGGACCTCGTGTTCGTGACCGCCGGCATGGGCGGCGGCACCGGCACCGGTGCGGCGCCGGTCGTCTCCAAGATCGCGAAAGAACAGGGCGCAATCGTCGTGGGCATGGTCTCGACGCCGTTCAACGTCGAGCGCGCACGCACGGTGAAAGCCGAGGAAGGTCTGGAGAAGCTCCGCACGGAGGCGGACTCCATCATCGTCCTCGACAACAACCGCCTGCTCGACTACGTCCCGAACCTCCCAATCGGGAAGGCGTTCTCCGTGATGGACCAGATCATCGCGGAGACCGTCAAGGGCATCTCGGAGACGATTACGCAGCCGAGTCTCATCAACCTCGACTACGCCGACATGACCGCCATCATGAATCAGGGCGGCGTCGCGGTGATGCTCGTCGGCGAGACCCAGGACAAGAACAAGACCAACGAGGTCGTGAAGGACGCGATGAACCACCCGCTTTTGGACGTGGACTACCGCGGCGCGAGCGGCGGACTCGTCCACATTACCGGTGGTCCGGACCTCACGCTCAAAGAGGCCGAGGGCATCGCGGACAACATCACCGAGCGACTCGACGCTTCGGCGAACGTCATCTGGGGCGCGCGCATCCAGGAGAACTACAAGGGCAAGGTCCGCGTGATGGCCATCATGACCGGCGTGCAGTCCGCGCAGGTTCTCGGCCCGAGCACGCAAAAGCAGGCGGACAAGTCCCGCGCTGAACTCCAGGACGTCGAGTCCTCGAGTTCGAAGCAGCGAGCGGCCGACAACGCCTCCTCGGGCGGTAGCTTCGGCGCGCACTCGGACGGCGGCACGGACGAGGTCGAGCAGAACAACGGCCTCGACGTCATCCGGTAGACGCTCTTCTCTCGCCGCTTTCGCCACGAAACACTACCTTCGGTTGGTCTCCGACGCCGAGCGTTCGCTCGGCGCGCGCACGCTCCGTTCGCCGCGCTAGACGGCGTTGACGGCGTCGACGAGCGCGCACTTCCGGCACCGGTCGCGGGTCGTGGGCGCGCCGCAGTCCTCGCACTCCCCGACCTCTCGGTCTTCGTCGCCGTACTCGTCGGCGGCGAGCCCCGCGAGTTCCTCGTAGCCCGCCATGATGGAGTGCCGCGTGCCGGGGTGGTTCTCTTCGAGTTTCAGCATGAGGTCTTGAATCTCGCCGCGGAACGCCTCGCTGGCGTGCGGGCACTCGGCCATGTGTACCGGGAGGTCCCGCAGTTGGGCGTACAGCGCGATTTCCTTCTCGGGGACGTCCCGGAGCGGTTTCGCGCGCGGAATCATGCCGTCTTTCTCGTTGCGTTCGTCGAAGGGGCCGAGACTGGCGTCGAAGTGCTTCGCGACCTGTTCGACGTTCCCCTCCAGGATGTTCATCAGCGCGGTCTCGGCCTCGTCGTCTAAGTTGTGGCCGGTCAGGAGTTTGTCGGCGCCGAGGTCGTCGGCGTACCGCGCGAGGATGTCCCGCCGGAACACCCCGCAGTACGCGCAGGGCGCCATGTCGAGTGGGTCGTCCTCGGCGACGTCGTCCATCTGCACGTCGAACTCCTCGTCGTACGTGACGACCTCGTGGCGGATGTCGCGGTCCGCGGCGAGTTCCTCGCAGGCGTCGAGGCTGGCGTCCCGGTAGCCCTCGATGCCCTCGTGGATGGTGAGCGCGACCATCTCGACGCGCGGGTCCTCCTCGAAGGTGTCGTGGAGGATGTCGGTGAGGACGACGCTGTCCTTCCCGCCGGACAGCCCGACGACCCACGTCTCGGGGTCGTCGGGCGTGGCGTCCGCGGGCAGCATGTCGTCCTCGCGGACGCGGCGGCGCACGCGGCGTTCCACGCTCTCGAAGAGGTGTCGCTCGCAGAGGTGGGTGCCGGAGTACGCCGCGTGCATCACTGCCTCGCGGTCGCACTTGGTGCAGTTCATCGCCGTGACGTTGTGTTGGGCGCTGTTTCACCGTTTCGCCTCGGGCGAGCGAACCGACCGATAAATCACACTTCGCGATAGCAAATTCGGGTGCGCGGCGGAATCCCGCGCACAGATTCGAACGCGACCGAGCGCGGCGGCTGTCCGGCGAAAGAGCGCAGAAAGGAGTTTCCGGCCGTTTCAGGCGTTCTCGTCGTGGAACCACGCAGTGAGCGTCTTCGTCGCGCGCTTCTCGACGCCGTGGGGGACGAAGACGAACGGAATCGGGCTGTCGAACGCGCGGTCGCCGTACAGCCCCCAGTCGCCGACCGAGCGGGTCGTGCCGCCGTACGCGATGGGGATGTCTTCGAGAGCCTGTGGCTCGTACTCGGGGACGTAGGACTGCTCGATCCAGATTTCGCGAGTGGGGACGCCGAGTTCGCCCGCGAGTTCGCGTTCGAGGCGGTCGCGGTTCTCGGTGAGCCAGTCGCCGAAGGCGTCTATCGGCGCGTCGACGCGGTCGGCGTACGCGATGCGGTGTTTCCAACAGGTCTCGGGGAACTGCCGGCCGCGGAAGCGGTCGTAGTGCGTGGCGAGCGCGGAGTCGGGGTTGTCGCGGGCGGCGACCCGCAACCGCTCCATGATGGTGTTGTCGTCGACGCCCTCGCTGACGACGTTGTCGACGGTG
The nucleotide sequence above comes from Halobacterium litoreum. Encoded proteins:
- a CDS encoding double zinc ribbon domain-containing protein, translating into MSKITFRADDDLVAAVEDLDESKSEVMREALRAYLDEHGSSDVGGAESLDAVVAERVDELVDERLGSRRAPARDVNVNISVESAEGLRATEGRERESRPATDGRREPAGRGGEQACAQCGEAVSDDHVYCPNCGEKASRRVFCECGDEVRADWAFCPHCGRRTASANALDR
- a CDS encoding ribbon-helix-helix domain-containing protein; this translates as MERVTLRIPEQQIDEVEQMVERGKFPNRSEAIRSAVREMIDEQTDQTSPKGWAKV
- the ftsZ gene encoding cell division protein FtsZ — protein: MQDIVQDALDNAEAEQREMDASSEGDEFGDPRIVIVGCGGAGNNTVNRLYNIGVEGADTVAINTDKQHLKMIEADTKILVGKSLTNGLGAGGDPSMGERATEMAQGTIKEVLGDADLVFVTAGMGGGTGTGAAPVVSKIAKEQGAIVVGMVSTPFNVERARTVKAEEGLEKLRTEADSIIVLDNNRLLDYVPNLPIGKAFSVMDQIIAETVKGISETITQPSLINLDYADMTAIMNQGGVAVMLVGETQDKNKTNEVVKDAMNHPLLDVDYRGASGGLVHITGGPDLTLKEAEGIADNITERLDASANVIWGARIQENYKGKVRVMAIMTGVQSAQVLGPSTQKQADKSRAELQDVESSSSKQRAADNASSGGSFGAHSDGGTDEVEQNNGLDVIR
- the ncsA gene encoding tRNA 2-thiolation protein NcsA, yielding MNCTKCDREAVMHAAYSGTHLCERHLFESVERRVRRRVREDDMLPADATPDDPETWVVGLSGGKDSVVLTDILHDTFEEDPRVEMVALTIHEGIEGYRDASLDACEELAADRDIRHEVVTYDEEFDVQMDDVAEDDPLDMAPCAYCGVFRRDILARYADDLGADKLLTGHNLDDEAETALMNILEGNVEQVAKHFDASLGPFDERNEKDGMIPRAKPLRDVPEKEIALYAQLRDLPVHMAECPHASEAFRGEIQDLMLKLEENHPGTRHSIMAGYEELAGLAADEYGDEDREVGECEDCGAPTTRDRCRKCALVDAVNAV